One window from the genome of Paramisgurnus dabryanus chromosome 24, PD_genome_1.1, whole genome shotgun sequence encodes:
- the LOC141281628 gene encoding uncharacterized protein: MTMDHLSSIRKIMREQYPNIQHEFDIWHTAKGFRNKILTKGEKKDTAILLAWTRSIINHMWYTCATSKGNIEALQNRWKSIIHHVCNEHEWRDDDKTLHQCDHPPLTPQDQRVRMWIGKDSVALQALSSLVLDKKLLKDLNQMALFKHTGPLENFHSAMLKYLPKRQAFSYHGMRERCHLAILDHNENIVKRRQATTVTGEERFKQVYCKKSKQWILKKSTHHIPQTLSQI; encoded by the exons ATGACAATGGACCACTTGTCATCAATAAGGAAGATAATGAGGGAACAATATCCTAATATCCAGCACGAATTCGACATCTGGCACACAGCCAaag GTTTCCGGAATAAAATACTGACGAAAGGGGAAAAAAAGGACACTGCAATCCTTCTCGCATGGACCAG GTCTATCATAAACCACATGTGGTATACCTGTGCCACAAGTAAGGGGAACATAGAG GCACTGCAAAACCGTTGGAAATCAATTATACATCATGTTTGCAATGAACACGAGTGGAGAGATGATGACAAAACACTGCATCAGTGTGATCATCCTCCTCTTACTCCCCAGGACCAGAGGGTGCGAATGTGGATTGGCAAGGACTCGGTGGCATTGCAGGCCCTGTCGTCACTGGTCCTAGACAAAAAACTGTTGAAAGACCTCAACCAGATGGCACTCTTCAAACATACTG GGCCACTGGAGAACTTTCATAGTGCCATGCTGAAATACCTCCCCAAGCGGCAGGCCTTCTCATACCATGGGATGAGGGAGAGGTGCCACCTTGCCATCTTGGACCACAATGAAAACATTGTGAAAAGGAGGCAAGCCACCACAGTGACAG GAGAAGAACGATTCAAGCAGGTGTACTGCAAGAAATCCAAGCAGTGGATACTAAAAAAGTCTACACACCACATACCACAGACTTTGTCACAGATTTAA